One part of the Alligator mississippiensis isolate rAllMis1 chromosome 3, rAllMis1, whole genome shotgun sequence genome encodes these proteins:
- the LOC132249405 gene encoding uncharacterized protein LOC132249405: MALISLYITLGYLSITQGGWEKNLYLQISHAVAQAGNKSDCWICSHSPAHLHQGIPMIGVPISLQQWGTINGGFVRHYSLAAHRSAPKEWRAAPANWIISPRVEAPFCYRSNNTGAYNKATPVGHYPHCLTTLDYSPSSTSGILLGNVPSLNCTGFMVYNFSEEPHVALIANRSEFYMHSNFTSCNISRSSRIAAERGPSYTMHINRKCRIGHNSCRDLSTLSAPGLYWLCGNRAHKILPWNWVGACTLGRVIPGFEMHSAIYLEQVKNFNHHMKRAVNPLATRNTGFHRFVRTFIPWLGVRELELAIINISATMEAMGNATADAIQALQKEISQISQVTIQHRIALDYLLVSQGGVCALVNSTCCVYVNQDMRIETDIRKIRNQLRVLHQVASENTDWGLEEMWSWLTSWLPDFGALGKKILYGILLVLIVLIMFYVLMQLILCCVKASRGSFSKARKPTAESRIMVLQKCEQIERKHERLHDEIEGLMRMEI, encoded by the coding sequence atggcactgatatccttatatatcacacttgggtatctcagtatcacccaaggggggtgggagaaaaatttgtatttgcagatctcccatgcggtggctcaagctggaaataaaagtgactgctggatatgctctcacagcccagcacacctacaccaaggaatcccaatgatcggagtaccaatatccctccagcaatggggaacaataaacggcggcttcgttagacactactcgttagctgcccatcggtccgctcctaaagaatggagggccgcccctgctaactggataatctccccaagagtagaggcgcctttctgttacagatccaacaacaccggagcttataataaagccacacctgtaggacactaccctcattgcctaactactctagattatagccctagtagcaccagtggaatcctgttgggtaacgtaccctctctcaattgtacaggattcatggtttACAACTTTTCtgaggaacctcatgttgctctcattgcaaacagatcggaattttacatgcactccaattttacttcttgtaatatatctcggtccagcaggatagcagccgaacgtggaccgtcctatacgatgcatatcaatcgaaagtgccggatagggcacaacagctgtcgagatttgagtaccctttctgccccaggcctttactggctctgcggaaacagggctcataaaatcttgccctggaattgggtgggggcatgcactcttggacgtgttatccctggtttcgaaatgcatagtgcaatatatctggaacaagtaaaaaatttcaaccatcacatgaaaagggcagttaaccccttagctaccagaaacacagggttccatcgatttgtgagaaccttcataccatggcttggagtaagagaattggaactagccataattaacatttcagccacaatggaagctatgggaaatgccactgcggatgcaattcaggctctgcaaaaagagatctcccagatctcacaagtaactatacaacaccgcatagccctagattacctattggtatcccagggaggagtatgtgccttagtaaactccacctgttgtgtctatgtcaatcaggacatgcgaatcgaaactgacattcgcaaaatccgaaatcagttaagggtcctacatcaagtggcctcagaaaatactgactggggtctagaagaaatgtggtcttggctaacctcctggctcccagatttcggggcccttggcaagaaaatcctgtatggaatattgcttgtcttgatagttctgataatgttctatgtcttaatgcaactgatcctctgctgcgtgaaagccagcaggggaagctttagcaaggcaagaaaacccacagcagagtctagaataatggtgttacaaaagtgtgagcagattgaaagaaaacatgaaaggctgcatgatgaaatagaggggctcatgagaatggaaatttaa